In Planctobacterium marinum, the DNA window TTTTCATATCTGGATACCCTCGTTAGACTGAGCGTCTAAGTTGGAAACTTCCCGAAAATTCCCTTTCAGACTTTACACCGCTGTTGCGACTCTCCATCATATTGAGCAAATGATTGGTAAATGGAACTACTCATGCACAACTTGTATTGTCAATTTCACAATATCTTGCGCTTATTCTACTTGTTAACGTTGAGTTTGCTGGCTGCCCCGCTACAGGCTGAGGAAAAAAGTAAAACTCTGTCTGCCATGACATCATACTCAGATGTGAAAGCTGGATTTATTGATGTCTGGTATGAGCCGGAAGAGGATAAAACTTACTTTAGAGTGCCCAGGCAACTGGGGGATTTCATTTATCAAACCAGTTTGTCCCATGGTTTGGGCTCCAACGATATCGGATTGGACCGAGGACAATTAGGCGACACTCGGCTGGTTTCTTTTTTACGCTCGGGCAACAAACTCCTGATGCAACAAAAAAACACCCAATATCGCGCAACGTCAGATAACCCCGTAGAAAAAAAGGCGATTGAGGATTCATTTGCTAACGCAATTCTCTGGCAATTCCCGTTGCTCGACAGTGATGAGGAGTATTGGCTAGTGGATGCTTCTGAGTTTCTTCTTCGGGACACCCACGAAGTTGTAGACAGGCTCAAAGGGCGCAAACAAGGCAGTTTTAAGTTGGATTTATCACGGTCCAGTGTCGATGCGGACAGTTACAAATCTTTTCCCCACAATACCGAGTTAGAGGCTCGTCTGACCTTCATTGGTAACGCCCCGGGAAAATACGTTCGACAGGTTGCCATTGACCCTAAAAATGTGTCCTTGCGCATCCGCCACAGTTTTGTGAAATTACCAGAGCCCGGATACGAGCCACTGCAGTATCACTCTTTGAGTGGTTATTTTGACTATAGTTTTCAGGATTATGGCAAGCCGATTAATGAGTCGCTTACTCAGCAGTGGATACCGCGTCATCGACTTGCAAAAAAAACGCCGGGAGCTGAAATGTCTGAGGCCGTTGAACCCATCGTATATTACCTCGATGCAGGCGTACCTGAACCTGTCAGAAGTGCGCTTTTGGACGGTGCGCGTTGGTGGAATGAGGCGTTCGAGGCAATCGGTTATCGCGACGCTTTTCGCGTCGAGGTTCTGCCACCGGATGCCGATCCGATGGATGTACGTTACAACATCATTCAATGGGTTCACAGAGCGACGAGGGGCTGGTCCTATGGCGCCAGTGTTGTGGATCCTCGCACCGGAGAAATTATCAAGGGCCATGTTTCGTTAGGCTCGTTGCGCATTCGCCAGGATTACCTGATTGCGCAAGCGATGTTATCCCCTTTTGCTGAGTCTAATCATGAAGACCAGGCACTGCAACAACTGGCCATCAATCGCATTAAGCAGTTGTCCGCCCATGAGGTGGGACATACTTTGGGGCTGGCCCACAACTTTGCCGCCAGCGCCTATGACCGTGCTTCGGTAATGGATTATCCGCACCCGCTGTTTGAGTTAAACTCGGGCAAGATAAGTGTCGAGAATGCGTATACAGATAGCATTGGTATCTGGGATAGAAGAGCAATCGCTTATGCCTATTCGGATTTTACTGGCCTGGATGCAGAGCAACAAAGAGCAGCAATGATTCAGCACAATCAGGCAAATGGTTATTGGTTTGTCTCTGATGCCGATGCCAGAGATATTAGTGATGCTCATCCCTATGCCAGCCTTTGGGACAATGGTGAAGATGCGGTTGCAGAATTAAACCGCGTTATGAAATTGCGCCATCAAGCCTTGCTCAACTTCGGTGAAGCAAGCTTGCATGCCGGGCGGCCATATTCAGATCTTGAAGAGATATTGATCCCGCTTTATTACTTTCACCGCTATCAAGCCATTGCGGCAGGGAAGTTCATTGGCGGTGTGAATTACAACTATGCGGTTAAAGGTGAAGTAGAGCTTGTGCACGGCTCAGTGTCTGCAGAGCAGCAAAATATAGCCATAAAGGTTTTACTAAAGACCTTGCTACCTGAGTTTTTGAATTTACCTGAATCAGTAGTGCAGTTGATCGCGCCTAAGGCACACGAGCAATACCGAACCCGGGAAAGTAATCACGGAGAAATGGGGGTAGTATTTGACAGATTCGCACTGGCCAACAAGTCAATTCAACACACATTAAATATATTACTGGCTAATGAAAGGTTAATGCGCTTGACGCAACAGGCCGCCGCAGACCGAAACCTGCCATCGGTTTCCCAACTGTTATTAAATATCCATAATACCCTGTTCAAAAAGCTTTATACGGGCATCTCCGCTGAGATTCAGGTGCAAACCTTATCGCTGATCAATAGTAATTATCTCAATAAGCTGCATGCGGCAGATACTCCCTTAACATTGAAAGCGAGTTATTATGAAGCGGTCACTACAATCCACGAAAAGTTAAAGGCGATGCAAGGCCGCTCTGATATCAACAGTGTGCTTAAGCGGTTTGTTAATTTTGAGGTGTTTCGCCTACAGCAAGGCATATCATCAGAAAGTTGGCAACCAGTCCCGTTACCACAGTTGCCACCTGGCTCTCCAATATAATGAGTCTGTCATGGGAGAATTAAGGATAGGATTTTTAACGATTGACAGTTGGCCTCAGGCTAACTATGGTTGGGATTATGAGAATATTTACAACAAAGTGTTACAGAGGAATTTAGCGTGACCATCGAAATTAATCTGGAATTATCAGACGCAGATTTAGCCCATTTTAAGCAACTAATGCAAAGTGCTATTGAAAAAAATAGCGGCTTATCGGATCAGGAGATCCTGGAAAAAGCGCAGGCTGTTGTGAGTGAGATGGCGGATTCCAACCAACCCGAGTTTGTAAAGTCGCGGGTAAGCTCTCTGGCTGACTTGATTGCCGCAGTGCAAGATGAAGAGTGGCAAATGCCAGAAGATGAAAAGAAAGATATCATGACCTCTTTGATCTACTTCAGTGAGCCACAGGATCTGGTACCTGACGATATTCCGGTATTAGGGTTCCTGGATGACGCAATTATGATTGAATTGGTTATTCAGGATATGTCCTTGGATTTGCGCTCTTACCGCCAATTTTGTAGCTTCAGAAAGACTGAAGAGGGACGTCGAGGTGATGCTGCGAAGGTTGATCGCGAGTCGTGGTTATCAGGCACGCGTTCAGAGATCCGCGCTTCCATGCGCAAAGATCGCAAATCATCCGGTAAACGCAGTTTTTTCAGACGCGTGATGTAATCTGTTTCGAAAATTTAAAAGGCGAGTTACTAACTCGCCTTTGTTGTTTGTAATGCCACCGTCAGACTCTTCTCTTGAGACTTACCATATCTTTTTTGACCTCAATGTCGTCTGACAGACGCCATCCTTGGCTTTTCTGAACCAAATCCCTTTGGTCCACATACCATTTCTTTTTGCCAAAAAGAAACCGTATGCGAAAGAAAAAGGCCCCCGCATTACGCTTAATCCATTTAAAAACTACAAGTTTCCGTCGTCACGATGCGCGTCCATGCTTAGGCGTGACTTGATTTTCATCCCTGAAAATCACCGGCAACTTGCTTGACGTTTTTCAATGGAGCTTCATGAGGGGAAATGAGGAGGTTTATTCAATCGCCTGCGGAGCGACAATATTAGACTTCGTTAGTACACTTATCCTAACTATATTAACTTATTGGTAAAACACTTCAACTTGATAACCCTATGAATTTACTAATATAAATGCATTCTCAAGTGGTGGGGGCTGGCACAATTTCAAATAATTGTGCCGACCCCGGAGAGTCTTATGTGACTATGTTCGCCAGGGCTTATTTGGATCCTTGGTTTCTCTTAACACCGCAATTTTTTGATTTTTACCACTGATAATCTGGATCTGACGCCTTGTTTCGGAGGCTAAAAGACCACCATCATTTTTATGCCAGGCTTTTTGGTAAAAGCGCTTGATGTGGCCTATGGTATCCGGGTTTCGGTTGAGCAATTCCTCTGCCAGTGCCTGCGCTTTCGCTTGCGGGTTTGCGTCTACATGGCTGACCAGCCCGATCTCTTTAGCATATTGGGCATCTACTGCTCTTGCTGTCATCGCCAGTTCCATTGCGTGATCGGCAGACATCACCTCTCTGAGCGCCAGGGTGCCGCCCATATCGGGAATGAGCCCCCATTTGTTCTCCATAATTGCCATGCTTGTTTCGGGATGAGCAATTCGAAAATCGCCACCCAATGCTATCTGTAATCCGCCACCCCAGCATCGTCCGTGTAGTACCATGATGACGGGCACGCTGAGCTTTCGCCAATTCACGCTCACCCGCTGCGCCAGATTGGCACGCCATGGCAGCCATTTCCACAGTAGTTTCATGGCGTTTTTGGGATTGGATAGTACGCTCTGCACATCAATACCGCTGCAAAAATCAGCGCCGTTGCCACTGACAATAACCACTCTAACTTCGTTGTTAGTTTTTAGCTTGCGTGCAGTACTGTCTAGTTCCCTAAACATCTGCATATCGATAGCATTGAGCTTATCTGGGCGGTTCAATTGCACGTTAGCGATGCCATTTTCGATGTTACATGTAACCCTGTTGTTTGTTGTACTCATAATTTATTCCTTAAAACTGATAGCCAACACTTAGACGCCAGGATTGACTGGAATCGTCAATGCCAAAATCAACACTGGTGTCCAAATCTACTGTCCAATTTTGTGCGAAATCCACAGCAATGTAGGCACTCAATAAGCCATAGCTTTCTGAACCTGAAGCAACGAAGTTATTGCGATTCTGATCTCTGTCTGGTGGATTAGATCTGTTGGGCTCATTACTAACGTCACTGGTATCAGTGTCAGACTCTAAAACTTCATTCCAACTGACATAAAACCCCACATTGAGATCTGAATCCTCAGATAAGGTCAGGGCTTTATTAACTCCCAAAGAAGCGGATAACAAAGTAGCACTTCCCGGATCAAGTACAGTCATTGGCGGTGGCTCTGGTTCATCGTGGATTTCGGTGAGAGTTTGTTCCCAATCACTGTAATGCAGGCCAAGTGAGTTGCTGATTTGCCAGTCGCCATCAAGCAACCAATAATAGCTGGCACCAATTGAATGGGTGACTGAGTCTGTCTCTGAATTGGAGGAAGGAGCGGGTCCTGAGTCGTCAGTTAATTGCTGGTCGTCATAATTACTAAACTGGTAATAAGCACTCCAGCGCTCTGAGTAATAGCTAACGCCGGCTCCCCAGCTTTCGGATTCAAAGTCTATCGCAACAGGCTCGGCGATTTGTTTCGTCGTGTTGAGCCGGGCATAGTCAAAGTTTACCCCCCAGTTGTCATCCAGGTCATAATTAAAGGCAATGGATGGTCCTGTTGGCGTCAGTGTATGGCTTTCGTCTCCAAGGAAGACGTGCGTATCACTCGTTTCAATGCCCAGATAAACCGAACTGGCATGGCTGCCTGAAGAAAAGGTGAGGACTGCCAAGGTCACAAACTGCTTTGTATTCATCGTTATTATTTTTTCCTTGTTAGCCGCGGAAAACTTCTTTTTCGAATAGGTTCCAGACGCGAAGTTACTGTGTCTATGTTGGAACCCCGCGAGCAGTCGGCGAGAACAGAAAATGCCTCTATACAGAGGTCACGGTTAATGTCTTGGTCGAGAAACATAGTATTGTCGCTTACAGATTGCAACCAGTCACCGCCTTTTTGGATAGATTGTACAGTGGGTTTGAGGGAGAGGGGAGTTGGAAAGTTGGAGTGGGCGCGCCGATATCAGCGCGCTTCTGCTGTTGTTAAGTGAATTGTCTAGACCACTGAGTCATTTTCAAGCTCATTGATGCAGTTGCGAATTGCTTGGCGAGTAGCTTTGCGTTGCTGATTGTGGCTTTCAAATTCTTCGTAACTAACATCCCCGCTCGCATCGGTATCCATAGATTCA includes these proteins:
- a CDS encoding zinc-dependent metalloprotease yields the protein MELLMHNLYCQFHNILRLFYLLTLSLLAAPLQAEEKSKTLSAMTSYSDVKAGFIDVWYEPEEDKTYFRVPRQLGDFIYQTSLSHGLGSNDIGLDRGQLGDTRLVSFLRSGNKLLMQQKNTQYRATSDNPVEKKAIEDSFANAILWQFPLLDSDEEYWLVDASEFLLRDTHEVVDRLKGRKQGSFKLDLSRSSVDADSYKSFPHNTELEARLTFIGNAPGKYVRQVAIDPKNVSLRIRHSFVKLPEPGYEPLQYHSLSGYFDYSFQDYGKPINESLTQQWIPRHRLAKKTPGAEMSEAVEPIVYYLDAGVPEPVRSALLDGARWWNEAFEAIGYRDAFRVEVLPPDADPMDVRYNIIQWVHRATRGWSYGASVVDPRTGEIIKGHVSLGSLRIRQDYLIAQAMLSPFAESNHEDQALQQLAINRIKQLSAHEVGHTLGLAHNFAASAYDRASVMDYPHPLFELNSGKISVENAYTDSIGIWDRRAIAYAYSDFTGLDAEQQRAAMIQHNQANGYWFVSDADARDISDAHPYASLWDNGEDAVAELNRVMKLRHQALLNFGEASLHAGRPYSDLEEILIPLYYFHRYQAIAAGKFIGGVNYNYAVKGEVELVHGSVSAEQQNIAIKVLLKTLLPEFLNLPESVVQLIAPKAHEQYRTRESNHGEMGVVFDRFALANKSIQHTLNILLANERLMRLTQQAAADRNLPSVSQLLLNIHNTLFKKLYTGISAEIQVQTLSLINSNYLNKLHAADTPLTLKASYYEAVTTIHEKLKAMQGRSDINSVLKRFVNFEVFRLQQGISSESWQPVPLPQLPPGSPI
- a CDS encoding crotonase/enoyl-CoA hydratase family protein; amino-acid sequence: MSTTNNRVTCNIENGIANVQLNRPDKLNAIDMQMFRELDSTARKLKTNNEVRVVIVSGNGADFCSGIDVQSVLSNPKNAMKLLWKWLPWRANLAQRVSVNWRKLSVPVIMVLHGRCWGGGLQIALGGDFRIAHPETSMAIMENKWGLIPDMGGTLALREVMSADHAMELAMTARAVDAQYAKEIGLVSHVDANPQAKAQALAEELLNRNPDTIGHIKRFYQKAWHKNDGGLLASETRRQIQIISGKNQKIAVLRETKDPNKPWRT
- a CDS encoding YkvA family protein, translated to MTIEINLELSDADLAHFKQLMQSAIEKNSGLSDQEILEKAQAVVSEMADSNQPEFVKSRVSSLADLIAAVQDEEWQMPEDEKKDIMTSLIYFSEPQDLVPDDIPVLGFLDDAIMIELVIQDMSLDLRSYRQFCSFRKTEEGRRGDAAKVDRESWLSGTRSEIRASMRKDRKSSGKRSFFRRVM